The genomic region TAGGGTAGTAATCCACTGCCTGAGGCGCAGACAATAAAATTAACGAACACTTGGGTTGTAAGGCTTCCTTGGTCATTCGGATCAGCGTTTTACCAATCCCCGTTGCCTGCACAGATTCATCCACTGCCAAGTCCGATAAGTAACAACAAAAGGCAAAATCCGTCACCGAACGCGCCACGCCGACCAAGGCCTCGCCTTGCCATGCCGTAATCAACAAATTAGCATTTTCCAACATAGCCTCTATTGTTTCAGGCTCATCGATAGGACGACGCGCGCCCAATGTCGTTTTCGCCAGCAACTCAACAAACTGCTTAGCCGTAATAGCCTGATTCACCTTATAAACGATAGGAAGCGATAACTCGATGGATTGCTCAATAGACATTAGGACACCTTTTTCGATGCGGTAAAACGGCAGCATAAAGTAATTTATGCGTTTATTAAATAAGAAAGCACTTACCTAAAGTTAAGCCTAAACAATAGTAAACACTCATCCAAAACTATCGATCTGCCGATAAAATTCGCAGAGCAACAGCGGCAGCTGAAGTACGGTTTTCGACACCTAGTTTTGGGAAAATTTGCTCTAAGTGCTTGTTGACTGTGCGCGGGCTCATTTCAAGAATTTCAGCGATCTCACGGTTAGTTTTCCCATTGGCAATCCAGTGCAAGACTTCTGACTCGCGATCCGTAAGGTCGAGTTCTTTCTTTAATAAAGCAGGGCCGGTGGGTTTGTCTCCGTCTTCAAGACGTAATAGCACTTCTTTTTGTTCGGTG from Marinomonas rhizomae harbors:
- a CDS encoding GNAT family N-acetyltransferase yields the protein MSIEQSIELSLPIVYKVNQAITAKQFVELLAKTTLGARRPIDEPETIEAMLENANLLITAWQGEALVGVARSVTDFAFCCYLSDLAVDESVQATGIGKTLIRMTKEALQPKCSLILLSAPQAVDYYPKIGFTQHNSAWVLTDITMLK